A region of Drosophila suzukii chromosome 2L, CBGP_Dsuzu_IsoJpt1.0, whole genome shotgun sequence DNA encodes the following proteins:
- the LOC108019040 gene encoding MTOR-associated protein MEAK7 codes for MGNASGKRETDNLYTSEELRMLESAYKNASGGALEKLTQDRLVETWSQTIERSLAECTSQYLFTPTKPGQQCVYIQMKKFGEPYYIMERGTIDQKIQLLLGSMEKTGNDTFNSKQLEQYIYTVIKSFVHLESTAKYSCIKEWHELGFITTERSAATFAKGLMRNLGRELEHTMPSEALERWLHLTPQFLQIWREVFSQLYCRHGGSKRNIIKEMEIPILPELCDAPQSSHYRPIIELPHVIYVNAQLPREHRHKWRFLFSSKINGESFSTMLGKILDKGPTLFFIEDEDQYIFGGYASESWSVKPQFGGDDSSFLYTLSPAMRCFSATTYNDHYQYLNLNQQTMPNGLGMGGQFDFWGLWLDCSFGDGQSVESCTSYRDYVQLSKRKQFKIRNMEVWAVGDLPVKEGDEEGNGHKRSVLDSNLEDRAMLEISGKKMHSDGLREPSMDD; via the exons GAAACTTGGTCGCAAACCATCGAACGGTCGCTGGCCGAATGTACATCCCAGTATCTTTTTACACCGACAAAGCCTGGTCAGCAATGTGTCTACATACAGATGAAGAAATTCGGCGAGCCCTACTACATCATGGAGCGGGGAACCATTGACCAGAAAATCCAATTGCTCCTGGGCTCGATGGAAAAAACTGGAAATGACACCTTCAACAGCAAGCAACTGGAGCAA tACATCTACACGGTGATCAAGAGTTTCGTGCATTTGGAGAGCACCGCCAAATACTCATGCATCAAGGAGTGGCACGAGTTGGGCTTTATCACCACAGAGCGTTCCGCAGCCACTTTCGCCAAGGGCCTGATGCGGAATCTAGGCAGGGAATTGGAGCACACAATGCCCAGCGAAGCCTTGGAAAGATGGTTGCACCTCACTCCCCAGTTCCTGCAGATCTGGCGCGAGGTCTTCAGTCAGCTGTACTGTCGCCATGGTGGCAGCAAGCGCAACATAATCAAGGAAATGGAAATTCCAATTCTTCCAGAATTATGTG ATGCTCCCCAAAGCAGTCACTATCGCCCAATCATCGAACTGCCGCACGTCATATATGTTAATGCTCAATTGCCCCGCGAACATCGTCACAAGTGGCGTTTTCTCTTCTCATCGAAAATCAACGGCGAGAGCTTCTCAACGATGCTGGGAAAAATCCTGGACAAGGGACCCACGTTGTTTTTCATCGAGGACGAGGATCAATACATATTCGGTGGCTATGCGTCCGAATCGTGGTCTGTGAAGCCTCAATTTGGGGGCGATGACAGCTCTTTTCTCTACACCTTAAGCCCTGCCATGCGGTGCTTTTCGGCCACAACTTATAACGATCACTATCAGTATTTGAATTTGAATCAGCAGACTATGCCGAATGGTCTG GGTATGGGCGGTCAGTTTGATTTCTGGGGCCTCTGGCTTGACTGCAGTTTTGGCGATGGACAGAGCGTTGAAAGCTGCACTTCATATCGagattatgtgcaattaag TAAACGCAAGCAATTTAAAATACGAAACATGGAAGTTTGGGCCGTTGGAGATTTACCCGTAAAAGAAGGGGACGAAGAAGGCAATGGTCAT AAACGTTCGGTGCTGGATAGCAACTTGGAAGATCGTGCTATGCTGGAAATTTCTGGCAAGAAAATGCATTCGGATGGTCTACGCGAACCCTCCATGGATGATTGA